CGCAAGGTCCTCGGCGAGTACTCCACCGTCGCCGCCACCACCTCCTTCGAGCAGGTGCTCGCCGACGAGCGGGTGCAGGCGGTGGCCATCGCCACCCCCGCCGCCGCCCACCACCGGCTGGCCCGGGCCGCCCTGGAGGCCGGGAAGCACGTCCTGGTGGAGAAGCCGATCACCACCACCGTCGAGGAGGCCGCCGACCTGGTCGCCCTCGCGGAGGAACGCGGCCTGGTCCTGATGTGCGACCACACCTTCTGCTACACCCCCGTGGTGCGGCGGATCCGCGAACTGGTGCACGGCGGCGAGATCGGCGACGTCCAGTTCTTCGACTCCGTCCGGATCAACCTCGGACTCGTCCAGCCCGACGTCGACGTGCTGTGGGACCTCGCCCCGCACGACCTGTCCATCCTGGACTTCGTCCTGCCGCCCGGGGTCGAACCCGTCGGCGTCAGCGCCCAGGCCGCCGACCCGATCGGCGCCGGCCGCGCCTGCGTCGCCTACCTGACGCTGCGGCTGTCCAACGGCGCGCTCGCCCACTGCCACGTCAACTGGCTGTCCCCGACCAAGGTCCGCACCACGCTGATCGGCGGCTCCCGCCGCACCCTGGTCTGGGACGACCTCAACCCGCAGGCCCGGCTGGCGATCCACGACCGCGGCGTCGACCTCACCCCGCCCGACGAACTCACCGACGCCATCCGGCACCGGGCCCTGATCTCCTACCGGGTCGGCGACATGGTCGCCCCCGCCCTGGTCGAACAGGAAGCCCTGCGCAACGTGATGGGCGAGTTCGCCGCCGCCATCACCGAGGGCCGCGCCCCGCTCACCGACGGCCGGGCCGGCCTGCGCGTGCTGCGCCTGCTGCACGCCGCCTCCCGCAGCCTCGAACTCGGCGGGGCGACCGTCCCCGTGGACGCCACCGCCTCCGACGCCGACCTGATCTCCCGTCAGCTCCCCGCCCAGCAGAAGGCCGCCGCACGATGAACGCCGCCGTCACCCTCGAAGGCTCCCGCTGCCTGGTCACCGGCGGCGCCGGAACCATCGGCTCCACCGTCGTCGACCAGCTCCTCGAAGCCGGGGCCCGCGAGGTCGTCGTCCTCGACAACTTCGTCCGCGGCCGGATGGCCAACCTGGCGCACGCGCAGGAGATCGCCGCCCCCGGGCAGCTCCGGGTCGTCGACGGCGACATCCGCGACCGCGCCCTGCTGCGCGAGCTGCTCTCCCCGGGCACCGACGCGCTCTTCCACCTCGCCGCCATCCGGATCACCCAGTGCGCCGCCGAGCCCCGGCTGGCCCTGGAGATCATGGTCGACGGCACCTTCGACGTGGTCGAGGCCGCCGCCGAGGTCGGCGTCGGCAAGGTCATCGCCTCCTCCACCGCCTCGGTCTACGGCCTCGCCGACACCTTCCCGACGCCGGAGACCCAGCACCCCTACAACAACGACACCCTCTACGGGGCCGCCAAGGTCTTCAACGAGGGCCTGCTGCGCAGCTTCCACGCCATGTCCGGCCTCGACTACGTCGCCCTGCGCTACTTCAACGTGTACGGCCCCCGGATGGACGTGCACGGCCGCTACACCGAGGTCTTCATCCGCTGGATGGAACGGATCGCCGCCGGACAGCAGCCCCTGATCTTCGGCGACGGCGCCCAGACCATGGACTTCGTCTACACCGAGGACATCGCCCGGGCCAACCTGCTCGCCGCCGCCGCCCCCGTCA
The DNA window shown above is from Streptomyces sp. TLI_171 and carries:
- a CDS encoding NAD-dependent epimerase/dehydratase family protein translates to MNAAVTLEGSRCLVTGGAGTIGSTVVDQLLEAGAREVVVLDNFVRGRMANLAHAQEIAAPGQLRVVDGDIRDRALLRELLSPGTDALFHLAAIRITQCAAEPRLALEIMVDGTFDVVEAAAEVGVGKVIASSTASVYGLADTFPTPETQHPYNNDTLYGAAKVFNEGLLRSFHAMSGLDYVALRYFNVYGPRMDVHGRYTEVFIRWMERIAAGQQPLIFGDGAQTMDFVYTEDIARANLLAAAAPVTDRVYNIASGAEVSLRGLADALLEAMDSDLGVEHAPARDTAGGVVRRLADIAAAERDLGWKPELGLTDGLRKLVAWWREQ
- a CDS encoding Gfo/Idh/MocA family protein, with protein sequence MGSNVVAHEAPAEHVPTPGSTEEQPDRRIGLAVIGAGYWGPNLVRNAQQTAALRLHWLCDLDEQRSRKVLGEYSTVAATTSFEQVLADERVQAVAIATPAAAHHRLARAALEAGKHVLVEKPITTTVEEAADLVALAEERGLVLMCDHTFCYTPVVRRIRELVHGGEIGDVQFFDSVRINLGLVQPDVDVLWDLAPHDLSILDFVLPPGVEPVGVSAQAADPIGAGRACVAYLTLRLSNGALAHCHVNWLSPTKVRTTLIGGSRRTLVWDDLNPQARLAIHDRGVDLTPPDELTDAIRHRALISYRVGDMVAPALVEQEALRNVMGEFAAAITEGRAPLTDGRAGLRVLRLLHAASRSLELGGATVPVDATASDADLISRQLPAQQKAAAR